CATGCAAACTATTTCAGGGGTGTACAAGATAATAGGGACTTTAAATCTATCTAACAAGGCATTATACCTATGCACCAGCGTCTTTACATTCCGTTACCACCCGATAAAATGAACACATTACCCAATTTTTTTTCCATCCCTTGCGCGTTTCTAGAGATTAGGTCCACAACAGCAGATGTTAGTTAAAATGTGAACGGTTTGCACTTTTGTATTTCTGTGCTGCGTGGTAACCATAGTTAGTCAatcttgtttctttctttttttattgagTTCTTTGTTTGTGTTTGCAGTGGGTGGAAGAGCCAATACTTCTGGTAACACGTTTCGAGTACGCCAACCTATTTCACACAGTTACAGACTGGTATAGCGCATATGCTGCTTCAAGGGTTACTGGTGTGCCAACTCGACCTCATCTGGTCTTTTTGGACGGGCACTGTAAGGTATGTTTGgcatatttcttgtttgcttttcaTAAGTAGGGAGGCTTTGTTTCTTTCACTTATCCTTCCACTATCTTTTCTTTCTGTTATTGTGATTCCCTCCTATTTATTATGCAGTTTCATTGCTATTGTAACGAGACTTGTCACTACTGGAATAATGTCTCTGTGTCAGTCAGTGCTTTCGTGTCGACTCTTTAAGTTGGTGTAGTACTGCAGATATTTATATTCTTGTTTCATTGTATTTCATCCCTAATTCTGTCTGTTCTCCTCTTAGCGGGTTACCACTAGATCTGATGCATGGTTCAGTTAATTTTTGTGATAGTGTTTTGTTTATAGCTCATGCTTGGTACATCATTCATTGTGTTTAATCAAATTGAAATTTTTGTTTCAATCACTGGGCGGGACATATACTTGCATTAACTCTGAAAGCATATTTTTCCTTGTTTGTAATTCTAAGTCCTTTTagcttgataaataccctcaATTATTTTGACTTGAAGCTCATTTCTCCAACCAAAATCCTCTTACCTTGGTATCCCCATCTTTAAGATCTCAGACCAATGAGGAAGTAATAGTTTCCAGGTAGGTGTTGATGTAGAACGGCCTAAGTTTGATATATGTTATCTCTTATGCCATGTTCATATCATATCCATATTCAACAATAATAGGCATTCCATGTCCGTCCTTCCAAAtgaatatgcacattttcttcaTCCAGTGTTGCTGTTTAATGATTGATGAAGCAGTTCTTTTCTGGCAATCTTCTCTACTCCGTAAACTGTCAATCTCCATAAATACTTATACTATTGGTTTTCTTTGAATTTATTCAGTCACAACTAGAAGAAACCTGGAGTGCGCTTTTTTCAAGTCTCAGATATGCGAAGAACTTCAGCGGTTCAGTTTGTTTTCGCCATGTTATACTTTCTCCTTTAGGGTACGAAACAGCACTATTTAAGGGGCTGACAGAAGTCATAAACTGTCAAGGAGCCGAGGCACACAGTCTCTGGCACAATCCCAATGACCTGCAGACTGCTCGATTAACCGAGTTTGGCGAAATGATTAGAGCTTCTTTTGGTCTTCCTCTAGAGGAAATCAGAGCGCAGAAGTCACAGGTACCCAGACATAATGTCCTCTTTGTCCGCAGAGAAGATTACTTAGCTCACCCCCGTCATGATGGCAGAGTAGAATCAAGGCTAAGCAATGAGCAAGAAGTGTTTGATTCTCTGAAGGTTTGGATAGACAATAATTCTTTTGGTTGCGAAGTAAACTTGGTTAATGGATTGTTTGCCCACATGCACATGAAAGAACAAGTCCGTGCCATTCAAGATGCTTCGGTTATTATAGGTGCACATGGTGCGGGTCTCACTCATATAGTTGCTGCAGCACCAAAGGCGATCATTCTTGAGATAATTAGCAGTTATTTTAGAAGACCACATTTTGCATTGATCTCACAGTGGAGAGGTTTAGAATATCACGCCATTAATCTGGATGGGTCATCTGCAGATCCTGATGTAGTTATAGGTTACCTTAGGCAAATATTGGGAAGTCTTGGGTGCTGAGGGAGAAGGGTTTTAccccactgttggagatgctctcaaTGTAGTTAGATCTTTGCATCCAGCTATTTCAGGTATTTCCAAACCTAAATGGTGGAGGTCGGTTCCCAGGATTCCACATTTGTGTTAAGGAGAAGTGGGATGCGATCACTTGCAGGTCTTGGCTGAGCCAGTTGAAGATCCATGGGGTAATGTTCTTCAATCTCCGGTGAGAAAAGCCATTTATATATACTGTTCATTACAGGCGTAGAACTAGAATTAGCATAAGCGAAATTGAGCCCAGGGGATCAAAAAGATTATTCATTGATTCTTCAAATAGTGTGTTGAAACCATCCCCTAAGACCCATGCACCACCACAAGAGATTGCAAAGTCATCATTGAGCTCTACACCCACAAATcctttccttagcctagggtaaTTAGGACCGTCTGCCCATAAATTATGGGACATCTTTGGCCTCCTATAATCAGGATTTCATACCATTCTTGTAACCAAGTTCCCACATATGAATAAATGTTCCCATAGTACGCAAAATTGCACTTGTAGTTGTAACTAATTTTTTTTAGCACGTACCTATTTATAGTGAGAAGTTATTTGGATACTATTTAAGAAATCAAATGCAAAATATTTTTTTCACAAAAAACCCTGCTTCCATAAGTTCGTTATGAAAAATTATTGCCAAGTTGAAGCAAATAAATTCTGACTTTTGAAATTAATTTCTACTTTTAAAGAAGCATAAGCATTTTGCTTCTGGTTGCCAAATAAGTTCAAAAACTTCCTCAAAGTAGTACCTCCTTCGTTTCTGGAAAAATAATCAAGAAAAGCGTAAAGCAACACCTCCTTCGTTTCAGTACTAATGAtcaagaaaaatgatatttttgcCTTTTCAATTTAGCCTATTTTTAAGGTAAAAGTATCACAGTATTACttttcttgaaacaaaaatacCTTTATACTAAAAATTCACTGTAGTCAAGATCCTAAACCAATTTGTTCCGTTCATTACAAAATTTTGTCTCTCTATTGTTCAAtttccatatattaataaataatttaattaaaataaatttcttttttttttctacaatAAAATTCGAGCAAAAATCATGACACCCATCATCTAAATCagcaaaattaaaaataaaaaaattaagaaaaaagtcGCCAGAGGATTACCAACCCATCATCTCTCTGAGTGACTGACTATAAATATGGTTGTTTTGTTTTGTAACCTTTTCGATTCCAGACCCTCCTCCTCCTTCTCTCTCACCTCTTCAATATTACTGTATATATATATCGATTTCATCATTTCAATTAagtgaaaaaaattaaaagagaaaccaaaagagaaaaagaaaataaagaattgagagaaaaaggagagGCCTTTTGGGAGGATGATGAACGCGTCCTCTGGTCttcttcttcataaacctcctcTGTTCAGATCTTAAACTTTTTTAATTTAAATTTCGCATCTTTAAAT
This genomic interval from Papaver somniferum cultivar HN1 unplaced genomic scaffold, ASM357369v1 unplaced-scaffold_154, whole genome shotgun sequence contains the following:
- the LOC113336852 gene encoding beta-(1,2)-xylosyltransferase-like: MSRRKAFLLKLLVYLFFLNSISFFIYLSHYKSEKNPSFIIENHTKLPLLEEEKKKNSSFLKGKSWPILPSYSPWNLNPNVRVQSCEGYFGSGFNKKIDLLIRSPDIHTSANYGGGGWFRCFYSETLESSICEGGRVRMNIDRISMSMGGENLEIVIGRGEEEELPSFEPGSFEIEAGNDQRVNGNKLVSQEFLDQFVPEGVVVRHTMRRLLDSIRLVNSEEFKCSQWVEEPILLVTRFEYANLFHTVTDWYSAYAASRVTGVPTRPHLVFLDGHCKSQLEETWSALFSSLRYAKNFSGSVCFRHVILSPLGYETALFKGLTEVINCQGAEAHSLWHNPNDLQTARLTEFGEMIRASFGLPLEEIRAQKSQVPRHNVLFVRREDYLAHPRHDGRVESRLSNEQEVFDSLKVWIDNNSFGCEVNLVNGLFAHMHMKEQVRAIQDASVIIGAHGAGLTHIVAAAPKAIILEIISSYFRRPHFALISQWRGLEYHAINLDGSSADPDVVIGYLRQILGSLGC